One window of Vespa velutina chromosome 2, iVesVel2.1, whole genome shotgun sequence genomic DNA carries:
- the LOC124946785 gene encoding uncharacterized protein LOC124946785 produces the protein MVYVFFSIIFYTSIASIFPSSAQVFRDERPLLIQLTGQLYIFSCHVFYIVNIITGILRRKKVRRFTLQIETCIRTMNQLNIPMNLSKCFLQQCYLILFLVFIIIIMIVFDYQWLILVRTKYWILVFFYVERYPYIAWLLIDFTFVFWIRCIKIKFSQLNELLRSMLTTTIDSPQHKRVLRMRKNDSPEIHLELIKCARNTNDAYNLHILMSTIRNPHHSIFTFIGFITLD, from the exons ATGGTTTatgttttcttctctattattttctacaCTTCGATTGCCAGTATATTTCCGTCTTCCGCGCAAGTTTTTAGAGATGAACGACCATTACTGATACAATTAACGGGccagttatatatttttagttgCCATGTGTTTTACATTGTTAACATTATCACTGGGATACTTAGAAGAAAG AAAGTGAGACGTTTTACGTTACAAATAGAAACTTGCATTCGAACTATGAATCAACTTAATATCCCGATGAATTTGTCTAAATGTTTTTTGCAACAAtgttatctaatattattcttggttttcataattataattatgatagtaTTTGATTATCAATGGTTAATATTGGTCAGGACAAAATACTGGatattagttttcttttacgtCGAACGTTATCCCTATATCGCCTggttattaatcgattttacttTTGTATTCTGGATCAG atgtataaagataaaatttagtCAATTGAATGAATTATTGAGAAGTATGCTTACGACTACTATCGATTCACCTCAACATAAAAGAGTCCTTCGAATGAGGAAGAATGATTCTCC GGAAATACATctggaattaattaaatgtgcTAGGAATACAAACGATGCTTATAACTTACATATTTTAAT GAGTACCATTCGAAACCCACATCAttctatatttacttttattggATTTATTACTTTGGATTGA